A stretch of DNA from Streptomyces xanthii:
CGGCCTCAACGACGCCTGGTCGAAGGTCGCCCAGTTCGTGCCGAAGCTGATCGGCTTCCTGGTCGTCCTGGCCATCGGCTGGTTCGTGTCCAAGATGATCGCCCGCGTCCTGGACCGGGTCCTGCGCAAGGTCGGCTCGGAGAAGCTGGCCGAGCGGGCCGGTGCGGCCAAGATGCTCGAAGGGTCGAAGTACGACACCACCGGGATCATCTGCAAGGTCGTGTACTACGCCCTGCTGCTGATCACGCTCCAGCTCGGCTTCGGGGTCTTCGGCAGCAACCCCGTCTCCACCATGCTCAACGGCATCGTCGCCTGGATCCCGCGCGGCATCGTCGCGATCGTGCTGGTCGTGGTGGCCATGGCCGTCGCGAACGTCGTCCGGGACATCGTCACCAACGCCCTGTCCTCCGTCTCGTACGGGAAGACCGTCGGGACCGTGGTGTGGGCCTGCATCGTGGCCCTCGGCGTGATCGCCGCGCTCGGTCAGGCCGGGATCGCGACGACCGTCACGCAGCCCGTCCTCTACGCGGCTCTCGCGGCTGCCGCGGGCATCATGATCGTCGGCGTCGGCGGCGGGCTCATCGGCCCGATGCGCCAGCGCTGGGAGCGGTGGCTGAACAAGGCCGAGGAGGAGACCGCGAAGGCGCGCGGCGTCGGCGGCACCGGGGCGTACCAGGCGGGTCGCGAGGACGCGCTCACGCACCAGCCGGTGCAGGACCGGGAGCGCACCGACCCCCGGGCCGGCGGTTCGACGAGCGGCTGAGCCCGACCGGCGGTCCAGCGCATCGAGCCCCGAGACCAGCGAGCGACTGAGGTCAGCGAGCGACTGAGGTCAGCGAGCGCCCGGGATCAGCGAGCGCCTGAGATCAGTGAGTGGTTGAACGGTTTCCGTTCAGCAGGTCGTGCCGCTTCACCAGCCAGCTGATGGCGGTGAGGCGGCACACCGCGTAGTCGTGGCCGACCGGCTCCCGCCAGCCCGTCTCGTCGAGGGCGTCGAGGAAACCCAGCGCGTAGTCGGAGAGGAGCTCGGCGTCGGGCGCCGGCGGTTCGAGGTCCGCGCCGGTGACCTCCAGACGGTCGCGGAGCGCCGACACGTGCTGGTCGACGGCGGCCGTGAAGGCGGGCTCGAAGGCGAACTCGGCGAAGCGCGGGCCGTACGCCTCGCTGACCCGGGCGAGAGGGGACATGCCTCAAAAGTACGGGGGAGGGGGTGGCCGGGGGAGGGCCTTTCGGGGTGCCGTTGGTCACTGCGTTCGTCCCCTGATGTCCCTGTCTGTCGGGGCCGAAAGACCCAGTGCGCGCCCCCTGCGCGTCCGGTGCGCCCGGCGGTTCCGACGCGCGTATTGACGGGCGCCGGGACCGGCCGCGTAGCGTCCCGGCATGGATTCCCTGGACGCGCTGCTCACCGCTCCGGGCGCCCCCTTCTCCGTGGAACGCGGCGCGGACGGGCGCCTCGCGTACGCCGAAGGACCGCGCACCCTGCGGGAGTTCGCCGAGACGACCTGGGCGTACGGCGACACCCCGTTCCTGATCACGGAGGACGGGCGGACCACGTACGCCGAGTTCTTCGCCGCCGCGTCGGCGCTCGCCCGCCGCTTCCTCGATCCGGACGAGGGCTACGGGCTGCGGCCCGGCGACCGTGCCGTGATCGCCATGCGCAACCACCCCGAGTGGCAGACCGCCTTCTGGGCCGCCCAGCTCGCCGGCCTCGTCGCCGTCCCGCTGAACGCCTGGTGGACCGCCGACGAGTGCGCGTACGCCCTCGACGACTGCCGGCCCGGGGTGCTGATCGTCGACGGGGAGCGCTACGAGCGGGTGCGGTCCTGGCTCGGCACGGTCCCCGACCCGCCGTGGACGCTGGTGTGCCACGGGGAGGGGCATGCCGTGGACGGGCCGCGCGTCGAGCGGTACGAGGAGCTGCCCGCCGCCGATCCGCTGCTCGGGCCGCCGGACGTCGACGTGCTCCCCGAACAGGACGCCACCCTCCTCTACACCTCCGGCACCACCGGCCGGCCCAAGGGCGCCGTCGCCACGCACCACGCGCAGACGGGCGCCATCGCCAACGCGCTCTACTTCTCCGCCCTCTCGGCGCTGCGGCGCGGGCTCGTGCCGGGGCAGGGGCCGGCCCAGATCGGGATGCTGACCTTCCCGTTCTTCCACGTCGCGGCGTTCACCGGGTTCTTCCGGGCGATGGCGGTGGGCGGCACGCTGGTGCTGCTGCGCAAGTGGGACCCGGACGTCGCCGTGCGGCTGGTGCGGGAGCACGGCGTCACCGCGTTCGGCGGCGTGCCCACGACCGCGCTCCAGCTCCTCGAACGCGCCGCCGAGCTGGACGACGACCTGCCCACGCTCACCTCCGTCAGCACCGGGGGCGCCCCGGCCCCGCCGCAGCTCGTCCAGCGGCTCACCGCCCGCTACGGGGAGCGGGTCGAGCCCGCCAACGCGTACGGGCTCACCGAGACGCTCGGCGCGGTCACGTCCACGTTCGGGGAGCAGTACCGCAAGGGGCCGGACAGTGTGGGGCGGCCCGCGCCGGCGGTCGAGGTGCGGATCGCCGAGCCCGCGGGGGAGGCCGTCCCCGGCGGGGAGGTGGGCGAGCTGTGGCTGCGCGGGCAGTCCATGGTCCGGGGGTACTGGGAGGACCCGGAGGCGAGCGCGGCCGCGATCACGGCGGACGGGTGGTTCCGTACGGGGGACCTGGCGGTGCTGCTCGACGACGGGCGGGTACGGGTCGTCGACCGGATCAAGGACATGGTGATCCGGGGCGGGGAGAACGTGTACTGCGCCGAGGTGGAGGCGGCGCTGTACGAGCATCCCGATGTGCTGGAGGCGGCCGTGTTCGGGGTGCCGCATCCGGTGCTCGGCGAGGAGGTCGCGGCGGTCGTCCGGGTGCGGGGCGGGCTCGATCCTTCGGCGCTGCGGGAGTTCGCGGGGCGGGGGCTGGCGGCGTTCAAGGTGCCGGCCCATGTCGTGGTGCAGAAGGAGGAGTTGCCGCGCAACGCGACGGGGAAGGTGCTGAAGCGTGCCCTTCGTGAGAGCTGGCCTCCCTCGCCGTAGGGCCTGCCCTTTCGTCGCCGGGTGCGGCCCGGTGGGGGCTTCTCGCGCCCCGCGGCGGAGCCGCTGATGGGCACAGCCCCGCGCCCCTCGAGTCGAGCGGATTCGCCGCTCAGCCTCTATCGGGGAATGCGGCGCGAAGCGCCTGCATTTCAGGGGCGCGGGGAACTGCGCGACCAGCCCCCCCACCGGCCCGCACCCGGCGACGAGACCCGAAGGCCCTAGCGCCGGGTGACGTAGACCCGGTAGTTGCCGGAGGCGTCCGCTCCGCCCACTGAGATCCGGACCCCCGTCTTCGTGTCCTTGAAGACCTCGCCGGGGCGGTACGTCGCGTCGGAGAGTTCCGCGTGGACGTTGGGGCGGCGGGTGCAGCCGCCGCTGTCGGGGGTGGAGTCCTCCACGGTGATCGGCCCGTGGCCGGTGTCGACGTCGGCGTCGACCTTGTAGACGAGCACGCCGGGCCGGCAGACGGCCTCGTCGTTGCCCTCCTGAGTGCGGACCTCGACCGCGTAGCCGGTCTTCTCGGTGAGGGGGACGAAGACGAGCTTGGTCCCGCCGCCCTCGGCCCGGCCCAGCGGCGACAGCAGGTGTTCCGTCGTGCCGGCCTGCGAGGCGCAGCCGATCTGCGCGTCGTCGAGCCAGCCGAGCTTCCACTTGTGCCAGCCGAGCAGGTCGTTCCCGACGCCCCAGTCCTCGCTCATGATGTCCCAGTGGCCGACGGCCCCGCCGCCGTCCTGGGTGTAGAGGTCGGGCAGCCCGAAGGTGTGCCCGTTCTCGTGCGGCAGCACCCGGTAGCCGGTCTCGGAGTAGGAGCCGGAGCCGTCGTCCTGCCGGGAGTAGACGAAGGACGCGTTGGCGAGGGGCACGCCGTCGGCGACTGGCGCGTCGGGGTTCCCGGCGAAGGTCACGGACAGCACGGTGTCGAGCGCGGAGGGGCCCGCGTTCGGGGTGACGAGGACGTTGACGATGTCGTACTTGCTGAAGTCGACGTCCGGGTCGGCGGCCGCCGCGATGTCCTTGACGAGCTTGCGGTAGCCCGGTTCGAAGGGGGCGCCGCGCTCTATCCCGTAGGCCTTGAACGTCTTGGGCATGCGCAGCCAGTGCTTGACCGGGGTCTCGGAGCGGTAGTCGAGCTTGCCGTAGGAGCCGGTGCGGAACCAGTCGCTGGTCTGCGGGAAGAACTCCCCGTACCGGGCCATCGCGCTGCCCTGCCCGTGCGCGTCCGGGAAGTCGATCATGAGGTTGAGGGCGCGGACGGTGCCGGTGGAACGGGCGTAGCCGGCGGACGTGGGCACGCCCTCGGACATCTGGACGCCGAGTGCGCCCCGGATCATGCAGGGGCCGAGCGAGGTGGCCCGCGCCAGGGCGGTCGGGCCGGCCGCGGTGGGCGAGCTGTCGAGGAGCCGTCCGGTGCTCGCGGTCATGGTCACCGCGAGAGCCACCGCCGTGGCTCCGGCGAGCATCGCACCACGCCGGCCCCCGCGTATCCGCCGCTGCCGCATCCGATCCGCCTTCACGCTCGGGTCCGTTTCGATCACCCTGTGTCGGGGTGGGGCGGGCCGCGCGCTGGGTGCGCCGATCGTGGGTTTCTGGCCGCAGGCGTACGTGAGCCAGGTCACATCGGAAGCGGGAAATAACCGGGGAGGGTCTCCCCGTTTAGAAGGTCGTAGGGCTAAGCGGGGACGGATTCCCCACTTGCTTCAGCTCAGGCGAACCGCAGAACCGCAGAACCGCAGAAGCGCAGAACCGCGGATCCGCGTAATCGCCGATCCGCAGAACCTTCGAACCGAGGAGAACGCCGTGGCCACCGTGACCGACCAGCCGCAGCGCCGCGCCCCCCGCCCGCGGGCCGACGCCGTGCGCAACCGGGAGCGGATCGTCGCCGCAGCGGTCGAGCTGATCGTCGAGCACGGGACCGAGCTCCCGCTCGACGAGGTCGCCCGCCGCGCGGGCGTCGGCAACGCCACGCTCTACCGGAACTTCAAGGACCGCGGCGAGCTCATGCGCCACGTCGTCCTCACCGTCACCGACCGCATCAGCGCCCACGCCGAACAGGGACTCGCCGCCGTGGAGGCGGACGAGGCCGACTCCTTCGGCGCGCTGCGCACCTTCGTGCACGCCGCCGCCGACGAACGTATCGGCGCCCTGTGTCCGATCCTCCACGCCACCTTCGAACACGCCCATCCGGACGTCGTCGCCGCCCGCGACCGGCTCACCGTCGCCGTGGAAGGCCTCATCGCGCGGGCCCGCGCCACCGGGCAGCTGCGCTCCGACGTCGGGGTCGGCGACCTGATGGTCGCCCTGTCCCAGCTCACCCGGCCGCTGCCCGGCACGGGCTGCATGGACTTCGACCGCTTCGTCCACCGTCATCTGCAGCTGTTCCTGGACGGCCTGATGACGCCCGCCCGCTCGGAACTCCCGGGCGAGGCCGCGACCTTGGAGGCGCTCCGCCAGGAATAGCCCCGCCCGCCCCGCGCGAGCGACCCCGCACGGCCATCTCGCGGCCACCCGATTTTTCGCCCTTATTCACGACTTGCCTTTGACCTTTGGAGTCCCGCTGTGGGTACCCCCTTGCCGAAAACGGCTTCTCCCGAAGGCGACGCGCGCCGCTGGAAGGCCCTCGTCTTCATCGCGCTCGCCCAGCTCATGGTGGTCCTCGACGCCACCATCGTGAACATCGCCCTGCCCGCCGCCCAGACCGATCTCGGCATCACCGACGGCAACAAGCAGTGGGTCATCACCGCGTACGCCCTCGCGTTCGGCGGACTGCTCCTGTTCGGCGGCCGCATCGCCGACCTGTGGGGCCGCAAGCGGACCTTCGTGACCGGTCTGCTCGGCTTCGCGCTCGCCTCCGCGCTCGGCGGCGCCGCGCAGAACGAGGCCATGATGTTCGGCGCCCGCGCCCTGCAGGGCGTCTTCGGCGCGCTGCTCGCCCCGGCCGCCCTCTCCCTCCTGGCCGTCATGTTCACCGACGCCAAAGAGCGCGCGAAGGCGTTCGGCATCTACGGTGCGATCGCCGGTGGCGGTGGCGCCGTCGGCCTGATCCTCGGCGGCTTCCTCACCGAGTACCTGAACTGGCGCTGGACCTTCTTCGTCAACATCCCGTTCGCGATCGTCGCCGCCGTCGGCGCGTACTTCGTCATCCGTGAGCCCGCCGGCGCGCGCAACCGCTCGCCGCTGGACCTCCCCGGCGTCGTCCTGTCCACGCTCGGCCTGGTCGCCCTCGTCTACGGCTTCACCCGCGCCGAGTCCGCCGGCTGGTCGGACGTGACGACCGTCGGCATGTTCGTCGGCTCCGCCGTCCTGCTGATCGCCTTCGTCGCCGTCGAGGCCAAGGTCAAGCACCCGCTGCTGCCGCTGCGCGTCGTCGCCGACCGCAACCGCGGCGGTGTCTACGCCTCCCTCGGCCTCGCCGTCATCGCGATGTTCGGCCTGTTCCTCTTCCTGACCTACTACCTCCAGGTCGTGAAGGGCTTCTCGCCGGTCAAGACGGGCTTCGCGTTCCTGCCGATGATCGCCGGCATGATCACGGGCTCCACGCAGATCGGCGCCCGCCTGATGACGCGGGTCCGCCCCCGCCTGCTGATGGGCCCCGGCTTCCTCGTCGCGGCGCTCGGCATGCTGCTGCTGACCCAGCTGTCCGTCGACTCCTCGTACGCCGGTCTGATCCTGCCCGCCCAGCTGCTGCTCGGCCTCGGCATGGGTACGGCGTTCATGCCCGCCATGTCGCTCGCCACGATCGGCGTCGAGGCGCGGGACGCGGGTGTCGCCTCCGCGATGGTCAACACGTCGCAGCAGGTCGGCGGCGCCATCGGCACGGCCCTGCTGAACACGATCGCGGCCTCGGCCACCGCCGCCTACGTGGCGGAGCACGCGGCCGGTGCCCGCAACGCGCAGCTGCTCCAGGCGCAGGCCATGGTGAACGGCTACACCCACGCCATCTGGTGGGCGGTCGGCATCCTCGTCGTCTCCGCGACGATCGCCTTCTCGCTGATCAACACCGGCGTCCCGGGCAGCGGCCCCGCCGCCGCATCCGGTGACACGGCGGAGGAGGCCGACGAGGTCAAGATCCCGGTGGTCGCCCACTGACCCCCGGAGCGACCGGTTCTACCTGAGCCAGGGGAGGTCCGCCCCGGCCTCCTTCGGCTGAAGTCCCTCGGCGACGATCCGCATGATCTCGCCGAGGGACTTCTGCTGTTCGGGGGAGAGGCGGGCGAAGAGGGCCTGGCGGACCGTCGAGACATGGCCCGGGGCGCTCTGCCGCAGCACGCCGAGCCCCTCGTCGGTGAGCACCGCGAACTGGCCGCGCTTGTCCGACGGGCAGTCCTCGCGCCGCACCCACCCGTTCTTCTCCAGGCGCGCGATCGCGTGCGAGAGGCGGGAGCGGGTGATCTTGGACTGGATGGCCAGTTCGGTCATCCGCAGCCGGCGGTGCGGGGCCTCGCTGAGGGTGACGAGCAGGCCGAAGTAGATGTGCGGCATCTTCGCGTCGCGCTGCAGTTGCCGGTCCAGGTGATCCTCGAGGAGCGTGGTGGCATGCAGGTACGCACGCCAGGTGCGCTGCTCGTCGTCGGTCAGCCACTGCGGCTCTGCGCTCTCCATGACTCCATCGTCTCCCTTGCCAGGACTCACCCCAAGCTTCCTTCTTGAATATTAAACAAACAACGATTACTTTTGGCAGTGGCTGGACGCTTGAAACTTCAAACTTTCTGACTCGCTGGAGGCTGCCGTGACCGCACCCGCGCCGGAGCGCATGCCCGCGCTGTACCTTTCCCACGGCGCGCCGCCGCTCGCCGACGACGCCCTGTGGACCGGCCAGCTCGCGTCCTGGTCGGCCGACCTGCCGCGCCCCAAGGCGATCCTGATGGTCTCCGCGCACTGGGAGGAGGCCCCGCTCGCCCTCGGCGCCACCGAGACCGTGCCGCTCGTCTACGACTTCTGGGGCTTCCCCGAGCACTACTACCAGGTCCAGTACGCGGCTCCGGGCGCGCCGGAACTGGCCGAATCCGTACGCAAGCTGCTGCGGGCCCCCGGCATCCCCGTGCAGGACGTGCCCGACCGGGGACTGGACCACGGCGCGTACGTGCCGCTCGTCGAGATGTACCCCGACGCCGACATCCCGGTCCTCCAGGTCTCCATGCCGACGCTCGACCCGCACAAGCTCATGGAGATCGGCCGGCGGCTCGCCCCGCTCCGGGACGAGGGCGTCCTGATCGTCGGCTCCGGGTTCTTCACGCACAACCTGGCCGCGCTGCGGCAGGGCGGCATCCCGTCCTGGTCGGTCGAGTTCGACGACTGGGGGCACCGGGCGCTCGACGCGGGAGACGTGGACGCGCTGCTGGACTTCACGCACAAGGCGCCGGCCGGCAATCTGGCCCATCCGCGTACGGAGCACTTCGCGCCGCTGTTCGTGACGATGGGCGTCGCCGACGCGGGGGGTGAGCTCGGGGATCAGCGCTCGGTGATCGACGGATTCTGGATGGGGCTGGCGAAGCGGTCCGTCCAGTTCGGCTGAGCTCGCGTCGCGGGCGGGTGCGGTCCCGGTGGGGGCTGGTCGCGCCCCGCGGCGGAGCCGCTGATGGACACAGCCCCGCGCCCCTGAGATGCAGGCGCTGCGCGCTGCATTTCCCCGATCCAAGGCGCGGGGAGCCTCTTATCGGGGAAGGCGCGGCGAAGCCGCATGCCTTCAGGGGCGCGGGGAACTGCGCGACCAGCCCCCACCGGCCCGCAGCCCGCGACGGCGCCTAGGCGGGCTCGATCAGGTCGAGGGCCAGGACCGCAGCGCCCAGCGCAGCGTCCCCGCCGACCTCCAAGGCCGTGTCGGCGAACTTGATCGCGTGGTCGTTCCCGTGCGCCGCGGCCCGCGCGAAGACCTCCTCGGGCTCGGCTCCGGAGGGGACCGGCGCGGGCGCGGGCGTGGACGGCGCGTACACGGACGTCACCGCCGCACTCGCCGCCCAGGCCGCCTCCAGGGACCCGGCCCACAGCTCGCGCGGCAACGCGGGCAGCGTCCGCAGCACCGCGTTCGGCGCGGTCGCGGCGTGCACGAGCATCACCGGCGACCCCAGCGCATGCGTCCCGTACATGCGCACGGCCGCCCCGACCAGCTCCCCGAGCCGCTCGCGCGCCGCGTCCGGATCGACGGGCCCCGCCTCCGCCCACGCGGGGAACGCCGTGAGCCGGGTGAACCGCGCCCGGATCCCGCCCGACTGGTCGTCGATCCGCGGCACCGAGTCGAGCGCCCCCGCCGCGTCCGGCACGGAGGGCAGCGAGGTGAGCGGCGGCAGCGGCTGGTGCCGGGCGGCCCAGTAGCCGAGCCCGTGCGCGAGCTCGGCGAGACGCGGGGCGTTCGTCCCGGCGGGTTCGGCGAGCAGGGTGCGGACGGCGTGGCCGACCCGGATCACGGGGTGCGTGGCGCCTGCCGCGATGCCGGGCAGCAGCCGGGGCCACCACTCGGCGAGGACGTCGCGCCAGGGCCGCTCGGTGACGGCCCGCTCGAAGAAGACGATCCAGTCCGCGAGGCGCTTGGGGTCGCCGAGGGCGCCCTGCCAGTCGTCGGCGCGGATCGGGTCGCCCGGCGCGGGCATCGCGTCGAGCCGCTCGGAGTACTGGTCGAGCCAGCGGTGCACGCGCGGCGCCTGCCCGCCCCGTACGAGGGACTCCACGGCCATCGGCCCGTGGTTGCTGAGCCAGCCGTCGAACTCCGGACCGGTGGTGTGCAGTCGCTGGAGCGCTTCGTCGAGGGTGCCAGTGGTGTCGTGGATGGTGTCCATGGCGGCACCGTAGGGGCGGCAAGAGGGGCGGCGGATCGGCCGTTGGGTCTACTCCCGGTCGTACTCCGGCTCGTCCATCTGGCCGAGGCCGCGACGAGGCATCCCTCCAGGGGCGGGTTTACGCGCCCGGGGCGAGGTCCTTCTCGTACCAGGCGACGTCCCAGTACCGCCCGAACTTCCGGCCGACCTCCCGGTACGTGCCGACGGGGCGGAAGCCGAAGCGGGTGTGGAGGCGGGCGGAGGCCTCGTTCGGCTGGGTGACGCCCGCGTACGCGCGGTGCACGTCCTGCCCGGCGAGCGCGGCGAACAGCGCCC
This window harbors:
- a CDS encoding mechanosensitive ion channel family protein, with the translated sequence MTPFPNALAVDFTGGLNDAWSKVAQFVPKLIGFLVVLAIGWFVSKMIARVLDRVLRKVGSEKLAERAGAAKMLEGSKYDTTGIICKVVYYALLLITLQLGFGVFGSNPVSTMLNGIVAWIPRGIVAIVLVVVAMAVANVVRDIVTNALSSVSYGKTVGTVVWACIVALGVIAALGQAGIATTVTQPVLYAALAAAAGIMIVGVGGGLIGPMRQRWERWLNKAEEETAKARGVGGTGAYQAGREDALTHQPVQDRERTDPRAGGSTSG
- a CDS encoding dioxygenase family protein — protein: MPALYLSHGAPPLADDALWTGQLASWSADLPRPKAILMVSAHWEEAPLALGATETVPLVYDFWGFPEHYYQVQYAAPGAPELAESVRKLLRAPGIPVQDVPDRGLDHGAYVPLVEMYPDADIPVLQVSMPTLDPHKLMEIGRRLAPLRDEGVLIVGSGFFTHNLAALRQGGIPSWSVEFDDWGHRALDAGDVDALLDFTHKAPAGNLAHPRTEHFAPLFVTMGVADAGGELGDQRSVIDGFWMGLAKRSVQFG
- a CDS encoding M6 family metalloprotease domain-containing protein, which translates into the protein MRQRRIRGGRRGAMLAGATAVALAVTMTASTGRLLDSSPTAAGPTALARATSLGPCMIRGALGVQMSEGVPTSAGYARSTGTVRALNLMIDFPDAHGQGSAMARYGEFFPQTSDWFRTGSYGKLDYRSETPVKHWLRMPKTFKAYGIERGAPFEPGYRKLVKDIAAAADPDVDFSKYDIVNVLVTPNAGPSALDTVLSVTFAGNPDAPVADGVPLANASFVYSRQDDGSGSYSETGYRVLPHENGHTFGLPDLYTQDGGGAVGHWDIMSEDWGVGNDLLGWHKWKLGWLDDAQIGCASQAGTTEHLLSPLGRAEGGGTKLVFVPLTEKTGYAVEVRTQEGNDEAVCRPGVLVYKVDADVDTGHGPITVEDSTPDSGGCTRRPNVHAELSDATYRPGEVFKDTKTGVRISVGGADASGNYRVYVTRR
- a CDS encoding questin oxidase family protein, yielding MDTIHDTTGTLDEALQRLHTTGPEFDGWLSNHGPMAVESLVRGGQAPRVHRWLDQYSERLDAMPAPGDPIRADDWQGALGDPKRLADWIVFFERAVTERPWRDVLAEWWPRLLPGIAAGATHPVIRVGHAVRTLLAEPAGTNAPRLAELAHGLGYWAARHQPLPPLTSLPSVPDAAGALDSVPRIDDQSGGIRARFTRLTAFPAWAEAGPVDPDAARERLGELVGAAVRMYGTHALGSPVMLVHAATAPNAVLRTLPALPRELWAGSLEAAWAASAAVTSVYAPSTPAPAPVPSGAEPEEVFARAAAHGNDHAIKFADTALEVGGDAALGAAVLALDLIEPA
- a CDS encoding DUF6401 family natural product biosynthesis protein, with product MSPLARVSEAYGPRFAEFAFEPAFTAAVDQHVSALRDRLEVTGADLEPPAPDAELLSDYALGFLDALDETGWREPVGHDYAVCRLTAISWLVKRHDLLNGNRSTTH
- a CDS encoding MFS transporter, producing MGTPLPKTASPEGDARRWKALVFIALAQLMVVLDATIVNIALPAAQTDLGITDGNKQWVITAYALAFGGLLLFGGRIADLWGRKRTFVTGLLGFALASALGGAAQNEAMMFGARALQGVFGALLAPAALSLLAVMFTDAKERAKAFGIYGAIAGGGGAVGLILGGFLTEYLNWRWTFFVNIPFAIVAAVGAYFVIREPAGARNRSPLDLPGVVLSTLGLVALVYGFTRAESAGWSDVTTVGMFVGSAVLLIAFVAVEAKVKHPLLPLRVVADRNRGGVYASLGLAVIAMFGLFLFLTYYLQVVKGFSPVKTGFAFLPMIAGMITGSTQIGARLMTRVRPRLLMGPGFLVAALGMLLLTQLSVDSSYAGLILPAQLLLGLGMGTAFMPAMSLATIGVEARDAGVASAMVNTSQQVGGAIGTALLNTIAASATAAYVAEHAAGARNAQLLQAQAMVNGYTHAIWWAVGILVVSATIAFSLINTGVPGSGPAAASGDTAEEADEVKIPVVAH
- a CDS encoding MarR family winged helix-turn-helix transcriptional regulator; protein product: MESAEPQWLTDDEQRTWRAYLHATTLLEDHLDRQLQRDAKMPHIYFGLLVTLSEAPHRRLRMTELAIQSKITRSRLSHAIARLEKNGWVRREDCPSDKRGQFAVLTDEGLGVLRQSAPGHVSTVRQALFARLSPEQQKSLGEIMRIVAEGLQPKEAGADLPWLR
- a CDS encoding class I adenylate-forming enzyme family protein — translated: MDSLDALLTAPGAPFSVERGADGRLAYAEGPRTLREFAETTWAYGDTPFLITEDGRTTYAEFFAAASALARRFLDPDEGYGLRPGDRAVIAMRNHPEWQTAFWAAQLAGLVAVPLNAWWTADECAYALDDCRPGVLIVDGERYERVRSWLGTVPDPPWTLVCHGEGHAVDGPRVERYEELPAADPLLGPPDVDVLPEQDATLLYTSGTTGRPKGAVATHHAQTGAIANALYFSALSALRRGLVPGQGPAQIGMLTFPFFHVAAFTGFFRAMAVGGTLVLLRKWDPDVAVRLVREHGVTAFGGVPTTALQLLERAAELDDDLPTLTSVSTGGAPAPPQLVQRLTARYGERVEPANAYGLTETLGAVTSTFGEQYRKGPDSVGRPAPAVEVRIAEPAGEAVPGGEVGELWLRGQSMVRGYWEDPEASAAAITADGWFRTGDLAVLLDDGRVRVVDRIKDMVIRGGENVYCAEVEAALYEHPDVLEAAVFGVPHPVLGEEVAAVVRVRGGLDPSALREFAGRGLAAFKVPAHVVVQKEELPRNATGKVLKRALRESWPPSP
- a CDS encoding TetR/AcrR family transcriptional regulator, which translates into the protein MATVTDQPQRRAPRPRADAVRNRERIVAAAVELIVEHGTELPLDEVARRAGVGNATLYRNFKDRGELMRHVVLTVTDRISAHAEQGLAAVEADEADSFGALRTFVHAAADERIGALCPILHATFEHAHPDVVAARDRLTVAVEGLIARARATGQLRSDVGVGDLMVALSQLTRPLPGTGCMDFDRFVHRHLQLFLDGLMTPARSELPGEAATLEALRQE